One segment of Primulina tabacum isolate GXHZ01 chromosome 14, ASM2559414v2, whole genome shotgun sequence DNA contains the following:
- the LOC142524196 gene encoding uncharacterized protein LOC142524196 encodes MDEVEDSFQSKRIVFVTVGTTSFDSLVRAVDTREVREALFEKGYTHLLIQMGCGSYIPMNSAGEDGFVSVDYFTFSPSIADHLRSASLVISHAGSGSIFETLRLRKPLIVVVNEDLMDNHQSELAEELAERKHLFCARPQTLFNTISEMDTENLVSYEPGDASPVARFINQFLGFSSE; translated from the exons GAAGATAGTTTTCAGTCGAAAAGGATAGTCTTTGTGACTGTTGGGACTACCTCTTTTGACTCCCTGGTTAGAGCTGTAGATACTAGGGAAGTTAGGGAAGCATTGTTCGAGAAGGGATACACCCATCTTCTCATTCAAATGGGCTGCGGTTCCTACATCCCCATGAAT TCAGCTGGAGAAGATGGGTTTGTCTCAGTAGATTATTTTACGTTTTCACCTAGCATTGCTGACCATTTGAGATCAGCCTCTCTTGTTATCAGTCATGCAG GTTCAGGGAGCATATTCGAGACCCTGCGACTGAGAAAACCTCTGATCGTGGTGGTTAACGAGGATCTAATGGACAACCATCAAAGTGAGCTAGCAGAAGAACTTGCAGAAAGGAAGCATTTGTTCTGTGCCCGTCCCCAGACACTTTTTAACACCATTTCAGAAATGGATACCGAAAACCTTGTATCATATGAGCCTGGTGACGCCTCGCCTGTCGCTAGGTTTATTAACCAGTTTCTGGGTTTCTCTAGTGAATGA